A genome region from Pseudoalteromonas tetraodonis includes the following:
- the lysC gene encoding lysine-sensitive aspartokinase 3, translating to MTTQPVPQSSQCTKSDYIVAKFGGTSVANFEAMSRCSEIIVNDKNVRIVAVSASAGVTNHLVELCKAGIEAAKRQQHIDGVLAIQQAILNDLSLDEDLAIGFNQTLDAFQTLAAQTLNTEQQFDELLSFGERLSSYLFTQVLRLKGLKATRFDVRQVLKTDSQFGKATPNVAATAQAAKTHLIPLLDDSVIVTQGFIGSDANNLTTTLGRGGSDYSAALLAEAINAKSVHIWTDVVGIFSTDPRLCVKATPIARLSFDEAAEMATFGAKVLHPATILPASRSHINVFVGSSREPELGGTWIEREKSQLPGIRAVTQRKNQILLTLKSPEMLLASGFLARIFTILSECNISVDLVTTSEISVAITLDNAPNASRPELDQECLDKLAEFCHVSVENNLTLVALIGSEIVLRQHEMNLMKVLSDFNIRLICHGASKHNLCFLVEQSESDAVVQAIHSRLLESDCAA from the coding sequence ATGACTACCCAACCAGTGCCACAAAGTTCACAGTGCACAAAATCAGATTACATTGTTGCCAAATTTGGTGGCACCAGCGTTGCTAACTTTGAGGCGATGAGCCGTTGTAGCGAAATTATCGTAAACGATAAAAATGTACGTATTGTTGCAGTAAGCGCCAGTGCCGGAGTGACCAATCATTTAGTGGAGCTTTGCAAAGCGGGTATTGAAGCCGCTAAACGCCAACAGCATATTGATGGTGTCCTTGCGATTCAGCAGGCTATTTTAAATGACCTGTCGTTAGATGAGGATTTAGCCATTGGGTTTAATCAAACGCTAGATGCATTTCAAACGTTGGCGGCACAAACACTCAATACTGAGCAGCAGTTCGATGAGCTACTTAGCTTTGGCGAGCGTTTATCGTCTTACTTATTTACTCAAGTACTAAGGTTAAAGGGTTTAAAAGCCACTCGTTTTGATGTGCGCCAGGTGCTTAAAACCGATAGCCAATTTGGTAAAGCAACACCAAATGTGGCCGCCACAGCGCAAGCCGCTAAAACACATTTAATTCCGCTGCTTGATGATAGCGTTATTGTGACCCAAGGGTTTATTGGTAGCGATGCAAACAATTTAACGACCACGCTCGGTCGAGGCGGCTCAGATTATAGTGCTGCACTGCTTGCTGAGGCTATTAACGCTAAAAGTGTGCATATTTGGACTGACGTAGTGGGTATTTTTAGCACCGATCCTCGTTTGTGTGTAAAAGCCACTCCTATTGCGCGTTTAAGTTTTGATGAAGCAGCAGAAATGGCGACCTTTGGCGCTAAAGTGCTGCACCCAGCTACAATTTTGCCTGCCAGTCGCAGCCATATAAATGTGTTTGTTGGCTCTAGCCGAGAACCAGAACTTGGCGGTACGTGGATTGAACGTGAAAAATCGCAGCTACCTGGTATTCGTGCGGTAACGCAACGTAAAAATCAAATATTATTAACCCTTAAAAGCCCAGAAATGTTATTAGCGAGTGGTTTTTTAGCACGTATCTTTACTATTTTAAGTGAGTGCAATATTTCGGTAGACTTGGTTACCACCTCTGAAATTAGTGTAGCAATTACCCTTGATAATGCGCCTAATGCATCACGCCCAGAGCTAGATCAAGAGTGCTTAGATAAACTCGCTGAATTTTGCCATGTATCGGTTGAGAACAATTTAACCCTAGTAGCACTTATTGGGTCTGAAATTGTATTGCGTCAGCACGAAATGAATTTAATGAAAGTATTAAGTGATTTTAATATTAGACTTATTTGCCATGGTGCAAGTAAACATAACTTGTGCTTTTTAGTTGAGCAAAGCGAGTCTGATGCAGTGGTTCAAGCGATTCATAGTCGATTACTAGAAAGTGATTGCGCTGCGTAA